A DNA window from Gemmatimonadota bacterium contains the following coding sequences:
- a CDS encoding response regulator transcription factor, with translation MIKVVIADDHHLIRQGLRYLLAKEFDIQVVAEVADGQDAIDTVKRLRPDVVVMDIDMPGINGIEATGHISASFPEIRVVMLSMHSDPVLVRKSQESGAKGYVLKKSTSMELVGAIHAVCRGGTYRPHIKVQDENAFKQPTLGTTPKLTRRESEILKFISKGHTNRQIAGKLHISVKTVENHRINLMSKFDVHSLPELIRVAIKIGLIDTD, from the coding sequence ATGATAAAAGTAGTTATTGCCGATGATCATCATTTGATTCGACAGGGACTACGTTATTTGCTTGCGAAGGAATTTGATATTCAAGTAGTCGCAGAGGTAGCGGATGGCCAAGACGCCATAGATACCGTGAAGCGACTTCGCCCGGACGTTGTGGTGATGGACATCGACATGCCTGGAATCAACGGTATCGAAGCGACGGGACATATCAGTGCGTCATTTCCGGAGATTCGGGTGGTTATGCTTTCAATGCATTCCGACCCTGTGCTGGTCCGGAAATCCCAGGAAAGCGGAGCCAAAGGCTACGTACTCAAGAAATCAACCAGTATGGAGTTGGTAGGAGCCATCCATGCCGTTTGCCGTGGGGGCACTTACCGTCCTCACATCAAGGTGCAAGACGAGAATGCATTCAAGCAACCTACTCTCGGAACCACGCCGAAACTTACTCGCCGAGAGAGTGAGATCCTGAAGTTTATCTCAAAAGGACACACCAATCGCCAGATTGCAGGTAAGTTGCATATCAGCGTAAAGACCGTCGAAAACCATCGTATTAACCTGATGTCGAAATTTGACGTGCACAGTCTACCCGAACTGATCCGCGTAGCGATCAAAATTGGTCTGATCGATACAGATTAA
- a CDS encoding dipeptide ABC transporter ATP-binding protein, translating to MNEPLLQLDNVVKHFELEEGLGRKEEGGTVRALDGVSFSINRGETFGLVGESGCGKSTLGLTVLQLYRPTAGKVFFEGNDLADMSENDLKPVRRQLQMIFQDPYASLDPRMTVGNIVQEPLDIHRVGNRQERRTRLVSLLEMVGLGEAYVDRYPHEFSGGQRQRIGIARAIALNPSLIICDEPVSALDVSIQVQILNLLQDLQSELNLTYLFIAHNLAVVAHISDRIGVMYLGKLIEAGRTDEVTDNPQHPYTQSLLSAVPEISKRRQKQRIQLTGDVPSPVNPPSGCRFHPRCPIAKADCAEHEPEFKQNDSGHWVACHYA from the coding sequence TTGAACGAGCCTTTGCTGCAACTGGACAACGTAGTCAAGCACTTCGAACTGGAAGAAGGGCTGGGCCGCAAGGAGGAAGGCGGCACCGTCCGGGCCCTGGACGGCGTTTCCTTTTCCATCAACCGGGGCGAGACCTTCGGACTGGTGGGGGAAAGCGGCTGTGGCAAGTCCACACTGGGACTAACCGTGCTGCAGCTGTACCGCCCCACGGCTGGGAAGGTCTTCTTTGAAGGCAACGACCTGGCGGACATGTCGGAGAATGACCTGAAACCCGTCCGCAGGCAGCTCCAGATGATCTTCCAGGACCCCTACGCCTCGCTGGACCCGCGCATGACGGTGGGGAACATCGTCCAGGAACCCCTCGACATCCATCGCGTGGGCAACCGGCAGGAACGCAGGACGAGGCTGGTCAGTCTCCTCGAGATGGTGGGACTGGGCGAGGCTTACGTGGACCGCTATCCCCACGAGTTCAGCGGCGGCCAGCGGCAGCGGATCGGCATCGCCCGGGCCATCGCGCTGAACCCGAGCCTGATCATCTGCGACGAGCCGGTTTCCGCCCTGGACGTGTCCATCCAGGTCCAGATCCTGAACCTGCTCCAGGACCTGCAGAGCGAGCTGAACCTGACCTACCTGTTCATCGCCCACAACCTGGCCGTCGTCGCCCACATCAGCGACCGCATCGGGGTCATGTACCTCGGCAAGCTCATCGAGGCCGGGCGGACTGACGAGGTGACGGACAACCCCCAGCACCCCTACACGCAGAGCCTGCTTTCCGCCGTTCCGGAGATCAGCAAACGGCGCCAGAAGCAGCGCATTCAGCTCACGGGCGACGTCCCCAGTCCGGTCAACCCGCCCTCCGGCTGTCGTTTTCATCCCCGCTGCCCTATCGCCAAGGCCGACTGCGCCGAGCACGAACCGGAATTCAAACAGAACGACAGCGGCCACTGGGTGGCCTGTCATTACGCCTGA
- a CDS encoding sugar kinase, translating into MSSSSPFGEPSRPRYDVITFGETMIRFSPVDGEMLEQADYLRADAAGTESNMAAALARMGANVAWVSVLPDHPAGRWIASRLALHGVDTSHVAWQGDPDEPSDGRPKRDDRTGQAEQTDDRGGSVRQLVRPGTVRQPVRPGVFFLEPGSPPRGSRVVYDRAGSAATGMTPEVVEQALRSGARIVHTSGITASLSTECRDTVARVLGNRAEGGYRTSFDVNYRAKLWSPEEARAALESLLVQVDILVSTSDDAALIFGLDGMPEETVEALHGRFGNEIVVLTLAEGGAVGWSAETGFLYTKPYVVEPVDRLGAGDAFDAGLLYGLLREDLPAGLSYGTALSALCLSERGDMTWSTLEEVKRMARPVHVSRSATSARSEPSTPSAPSNRSTES; encoded by the coding sequence ATGTCCTCTTCCTCTCCTTTCGGCGAGCCTTCCCGACCGCGGTACGACGTCATCACATTCGGCGAAACGATGATCCGGTTCTCGCCCGTGGACGGCGAGATGCTGGAACAGGCCGATTACCTGCGGGCCGACGCGGCAGGCACCGAATCCAACATGGCGGCGGCTCTGGCCAGGATGGGCGCCAACGTGGCCTGGGTTTCCGTCCTCCCCGACCATCCAGCCGGACGGTGGATCGCCTCCAGGCTGGCGCTGCACGGGGTGGACACCTCCCACGTGGCGTGGCAAGGCGACCCCGACGAGCCGTCGGATGGGCGTCCCAAGCGGGACGACCGGACCGGGCAAGCCGAACAGACGGACGACCGGGGCGGTTCGGTCAGGCAGCTCGTTCGGCCCGGCACGGTCAGGCAGCCCGTTCGGCCCGGCGTATTCTTTCTCGAGCCTGGATCGCCGCCAAGAGGCAGCCGGGTCGTCTACGACCGCGCCGGGTCCGCGGCAACCGGCATGACGCCCGAGGTGGTGGAACAGGCGCTCCGTTCCGGCGCCCGGATCGTGCATACGTCCGGCATCACGGCTTCCCTGAGTACCGAGTGCCGTGATACGGTCGCCCGGGTCCTGGGCAACCGGGCGGAGGGCGGATACCGGACCTCATTCGACGTCAACTACCGGGCCAAGTTGTGGTCGCCCGAGGAGGCCCGCGCCGCCCTGGAATCACTGCTGGTCCAGGTCGACATCCTCGTATCGACGTCCGACGACGCGGCACTGATCTTCGGCTTGGACGGGATGCCGGAGGAAACCGTCGAAGCACTCCACGGGCGGTTCGGGAACGAGATCGTGGTGCTGACGCTGGCCGAGGGCGGGGCCGTGGGCTGGTCCGCGGAGACAGGTTTTCTCTACACGAAGCCCTACGTGGTGGAACCGGTCGACCGGCTCGGTGCCGGCGACGCCTTCGATGCCGGCCTGCTGTACGGCCTGCTGCGCGAAGATCTCCCAGCCGGACTGTCTTACGGTACCGCGCTGTCCGCACTGTGCCTGTCGGAACGGGGGGACATGACATGGTCCACGCTGGAGGAAGTGAAACGGATGGCCCGGCCGGTCCATGTCAGCCGATCCGCAACGTCCGCCCGGTCTGAGCCGTCCACCCCATCCGCACCGTCCAACCGGTCCACAGAATCATGA
- a CDS encoding ABC transporter ATP-binding protein encodes MDPLLKVDNLSTHFLTRGGAVRAVDDVSFEVAEGETVGIVGESGCGKSATVLSIMRLIPSPPGRIVSGNILFRPGADEPAVDLRTISEREMQEIRGNIVSMVFQDPMTSLNPVLTIGWQLREPLQLHLGLDKKQATDRSIELLQMVNIPSPEQRLNDYPHQFSGGMRQRVMIAMAIACNPKLLIADEPTTALDVTIQAQILELMMKLQEELNMSVVIITHDLGVVGEVCDRVIVMYAGRIIESGPVDTLLDDPKHPYTHGLLQSVPKLGPTVKERMEPIDGVPPNLIQLPPGCRFAPRCPSRFDRCEEDPALKDVASEHDCACWLY; translated from the coding sequence ATGGATCCTTTACTTAAGGTCGACAACCTTTCGACTCACTTCCTCACCCGCGGCGGGGCGGTGCGGGCCGTGGACGACGTCAGTTTCGAAGTGGCCGAAGGGGAAACGGTGGGTATCGTTGGCGAAAGCGGGTGCGGCAAGAGCGCCACGGTGCTTTCCATCATGCGGCTCATTCCGAGCCCTCCGGGCCGCATCGTCAGCGGCAACATCCTGTTCCGTCCCGGCGCCGACGAACCGGCGGTGGACCTGCGCACCATTTCCGAACGCGAAATGCAGGAGATCCGGGGCAATATCGTCTCCATGGTGTTCCAGGACCCCATGACGTCGCTCAACCCGGTGCTGACCATCGGGTGGCAGCTTCGGGAACCCCTCCAGCTCCATCTCGGCCTCGACAAGAAGCAGGCCACCGACCGCAGCATCGAACTGCTGCAGATGGTCAACATCCCGAGTCCGGAGCAGCGCCTGAACGACTACCCCCACCAGTTCAGCGGGGGGATGCGGCAGCGCGTCATGATCGCCATGGCCATCGCGTGTAACCCGAAACTGCTCATCGCCGACGAGCCGACCACGGCGCTGGACGTCACGATACAGGCCCAGATCCTGGAACTGATGATGAAGCTCCAGGAAGAACTGAACATGTCCGTCGTCATCATCACCCACGACCTCGGCGTCGTGGGCGAGGTGTGCGACCGGGTGATCGTCATGTACGCCGGCCGGATCATCGAATCGGGTCCGGTGGACACGCTGCTCGACGATCCGAAGCACCCCTATACCCACGGCCTGCTGCAGTCCGTGCCCAAGCTGGGTCCCACGGTGAAGGAACGCATGGAACCCATCGACGGGGTGCCGCCGAACCTGATCCAGCTGCCACCTGGCTGCCGCTTCGCGCCCCGGTGTCCGAGCCGTTTCGACCGGTGCGAGGAAGATCCGGCGCTGAAGGACGTGGCCTCGGAGCACGACTGCGCCTGCTGGCTGTATTGA
- a CDS encoding response regulator transcription factor has protein sequence MISIVIADDHHLVRQSIISLLEKYEDIEIVGEAADGYETLKLIQQKRPDVAIVDVAMPLLNGIETMRRVKSLDVNTNVVILSMHSDEVVVHEVLRNGARGYLLKNSVVEELIIAIRSASKGEIYLSPAIAQTALSNSFQTESASEALNILSRLSSRERETLQLIVEGHTNQAAAQILNISTKTVEKHRATLMKKLEVRNLPELILKAVKNRLVYLDE, from the coding sequence ATGATAAGTATCGTCATTGCCGACGATCACCATCTGGTTCGCCAAAGCATCATATCCTTACTCGAAAAGTACGAGGATATCGAAATCGTCGGCGAAGCCGCAGATGGTTATGAAACACTTAAACTGATCCAACAGAAAAGACCGGACGTGGCAATCGTGGATGTTGCCATGCCTCTATTGAACGGTATCGAAACCATGCGCCGGGTCAAATCGTTGGACGTAAACACAAACGTCGTTATCCTGTCCATGCACTCGGATGAAGTCGTGGTGCACGAAGTGCTTCGAAACGGGGCCAGAGGATATCTCCTTAAAAACTCCGTCGTCGAAGAACTCATAATCGCCATACGGTCCGCCAGCAAGGGTGAAATCTACCTGTCGCCAGCCATCGCTCAAACCGCGTTGTCCAATAGTTTTCAAACGGAATCGGCGTCGGAAGCTTTGAACATACTGAGCCGGCTATCCTCCCGTGAGAGGGAGACTCTTCAGCTGATCGTCGAGGGACATACCAACCAAGCCGCGGCACAGATTTTGAACATCAGTACCAAGACTGTCGAGAAACATCGTGCAACCCTTATGAAAAAGTTGGAAGTCCGTAACCTGCCGGAACTTATCCTCAAGGCCGTAAAGAACCGTCTTGTCTACCTGGACGAGTAG
- a CDS encoding PDZ domain-containing protein, translating into MKTLICRYLLLCVLIMVLCGQIGMVTWTLIRFTAIEHWSPGIRFSGNELTPAEGLTNRAVSSHKEGTWFHVTQVHKDGGIRVSQLDVGSPAEQAGLVSGDLITSINGIDLNLRPVAWFQTRFQSNPGDIIDLVWLHDDEENSGRLVLEAADDLSYAFEVNQQQITMSIGATTWFNQGPFLLFPIVLLCFGTWMGFRRQGHHIAFYCALLFLTKAITFTPELHPMVAGWPNWILSLSIFITTTASFLEFMFMYLILTVFPVETTIGSWLRGKAWYLLVPLFTWMTLQLIYFISMTYGWSDEIIVRAVVELVDIVPASVLPILFISTAGTLLIAQHSVARRQQQTRLQFIKLGFVSAFILAPLWTILQPVTLLDSSYLFPLQDPVTPLFVWLLDSIVLVGLLCVLPVAFAYTILAHRVFGLSFVMGKSLRYMIDNHGVNLILSLGMLIILYETISFWSNGVNASELLVASSTAGFILILVGGWSVAKDSFIRFVDRYLFRDELENRQRLFRLRRTLQHFQDRNALLGNTGRELLGALEISYAAIFLYDEHRESLSVSWYGTNEVSERRHTADSSFFQGVTERIEEILKTMSPERPVIEYGDLLSYTQKLEGLGFELIILLRDESGTQGCIALGAKVTEEPFAGEEKEQLLVLAAELELALTNIEMATSLSLQAQRMTRLSRRLIDIQESERRQLARDLHDDTGQVLTALKINLELTRNELSGINDPACERLHDAISLTDETMDKLRTIAHGLRPPSLDTVGLNSALEELCKSFAHHTRISVDYNGVEVSNIPNPIDICLYRILQEGLTNCAKHGQATQVSVKLERNEQAIVLSITDNGRGFDPHTTDSDREEAGIGLLDIQERLESLKGRMRIHSQRGNGTRLVASIPSEAL; encoded by the coding sequence TTGAAGACATTGATCTGCCGATACCTCTTACTTTGTGTGCTGATCATGGTGTTGTGTGGCCAAATAGGCATGGTTACATGGACTCTGATTCGATTCACGGCAATCGAACACTGGTCGCCCGGTATCCGATTCTCTGGAAATGAATTGACACCCGCGGAAGGGCTGACGAATAGAGCGGTCAGCAGTCATAAGGAAGGCACTTGGTTTCACGTCACTCAGGTTCATAAGGATGGGGGTATCCGCGTTTCGCAATTAGATGTCGGCAGCCCTGCAGAACAAGCTGGATTGGTTTCGGGCGACTTAATCACATCCATAAATGGCATTGATCTGAACTTGCGTCCCGTCGCTTGGTTTCAAACGCGTTTTCAGAGTAATCCCGGTGATATCATTGATCTCGTCTGGCTTCACGATGACGAAGAAAACTCCGGTAGGCTGGTACTCGAGGCAGCAGACGACCTATCTTACGCCTTCGAGGTTAATCAACAGCAAATAACGATGAGCATTGGAGCAACGACTTGGTTCAATCAGGGCCCATTCCTGCTCTTTCCGATAGTGCTGTTATGTTTTGGAACATGGATGGGATTTCGACGACAGGGGCATCACATTGCTTTCTACTGTGCGTTACTCTTTCTAACCAAGGCTATTACCTTTACACCTGAACTCCATCCTATGGTAGCAGGATGGCCAAACTGGATTCTGTCACTCAGCATTTTCATCACCACAACAGCGTCGTTTCTGGAATTCATGTTCATGTATCTGATCTTGACTGTCTTCCCCGTCGAAACGACGATTGGATCCTGGTTGCGCGGAAAGGCATGGTACTTACTTGTACCCCTCTTCACTTGGATGACGCTTCAATTGATTTACTTTATAAGTATGACATACGGCTGGAGCGATGAGATCATCGTGCGAGCCGTGGTGGAACTGGTCGATATTGTTCCAGCGTCTGTGTTGCCTATTCTCTTCATATCAACTGCAGGTACTTTGCTGATAGCCCAACACTCCGTTGCACGACGGCAGCAACAAACACGCCTGCAATTCATAAAACTTGGGTTTGTCTCGGCCTTTATTCTTGCCCCTTTGTGGACAATCCTTCAACCTGTTACGTTGTTAGACTCGTCATACCTTTTTCCACTACAGGACCCTGTGACGCCGTTGTTCGTATGGTTGCTTGATAGTATAGTCCTCGTAGGTCTACTATGCGTGTTGCCTGTTGCTTTTGCTTACACGATCCTGGCCCATCGGGTCTTCGGTCTCAGTTTCGTAATGGGGAAAAGCCTTCGTTACATGATCGACAATCATGGCGTTAATCTTATCCTGAGTCTCGGGATGCTCATCATACTCTATGAAACAATATCCTTCTGGTCAAATGGTGTAAATGCGTCTGAACTCCTGGTGGCAAGCAGTACGGCTGGATTTATCTTGATTCTCGTTGGCGGCTGGAGCGTGGCGAAGGACTCATTCATCCGTTTTGTGGATCGCTATCTTTTTCGTGATGAATTGGAGAATCGACAACGACTGTTCAGGCTCAGGCGCACGTTGCAGCATTTCCAGGACCGAAACGCTCTTCTGGGCAATACCGGACGAGAGTTGCTCGGGGCATTGGAAATCTCATACGCGGCGATCTTTCTATATGACGAACATCGAGAATCGCTTTCGGTATCCTGGTATGGGACCAACGAGGTTTCAGAGCGGAGACATACAGCAGACTCATCATTCTTTCAAGGTGTAACCGAAAGAATTGAAGAGATATTGAAAACGATGTCGCCAGAAAGACCTGTAATCGAATACGGAGATCTACTTTCCTATACACAAAAACTCGAAGGTCTAGGCTTCGAACTCATCATCCTACTCCGTGACGAGTCCGGCACACAGGGATGTATCGCACTGGGAGCCAAGGTAACGGAAGAACCGTTCGCTGGCGAAGAAAAAGAGCAATTACTGGTCCTCGCCGCCGAATTAGAGTTGGCGTTGACTAACATCGAAATGGCGACTTCACTTAGTTTGCAGGCTCAACGGATGACAAGACTTTCCCGACGCCTGATCGATATACAGGAATCCGAAAGACGCCAATTGGCCCGGGATCTACATGACGACACCGGACAAGTGCTTACGGCATTGAAGATTAACCTGGAACTGACTCGCAATGAGTTGTCCGGAATCAACGACCCCGCCTGCGAACGACTTCACGACGCCATATCGCTTACAGACGAAACTATGGACAAACTTCGGACGATTGCACATGGTCTTCGTCCACCTTCCCTCGACACAGTCGGGCTGAATTCGGCGCTGGAAGAACTCTGTAAGAGCTTTGCCCACCATACCCGAATCTCTGTTGATTACAACGGCGTTGAAGTTTCGAATATCCCCAATCCGATCGATATCTGTCTGTATCGCATCCTGCAGGAGGGACTTACCAACTGCGCGAAACATGGCCAGGCCACACAGGTTAGCGTTAAGCTGGAACGTAACGAACAGGCCATTGTATTATCGATTACAGATAACGGGCGGGGCTTTGATCCTCATACAACGGATTCGGACCGAGAAGAAGCGGGCATAGGGTTGCTCGACATACAGGAACGCCTTGAGTCTTTAAAAGGCCGAATGAGAATTCATTCACAACGGGGAAACGGTACCCGATTGGTTGCTTCGATTCCCTCGGAGGCGCTATGA
- a CDS encoding radical SAM protein, translating to MNTAIHHLSSQVPRWMRNHRGKESYQNRRTRRSIMLKTSFYNMIIPVQEKNVHLVYNTRSNSLLELEPSEAQLLYDWRKAGVISSIDQKEHQHFISALWDNGIVVRHDLDEKEDIHQRIIREREWSFKKANFYITITPTLSCNMGCSYCFEGEKPWNKFMKDKTIDGVIEFLHREINSSKLVEEFEGIKVTWFGGEPLLRPEIIDRYSEKLIEVSKQYGLLYSSSVITNGVNLTSEVWEILLRSHVEQVQVTLDGYRDTHNMLRPIVPTGVAPDANNDLGSYDLILDNLSNKPQSEIFATIRINTDKVMYPHLEELLDDLERRGIWPQRHEEFSPYLAFKEVPYEGSGVHDSMSQYYHRREFARVVEEFRELKWKHYNVFAETNDLPKAKKEFKVPKATMHLCGAASHPYSMVIDPDGYIQQCWEYANDPNTRSHHITDEYNIHDKNRTLFTNWDQFTRPICRDCKILPVCEMTCPHKDPPEACPDWKYSLKWMLRDQYLHSIDRPDDIQSLAEIGTSVDPALKECEEL from the coding sequence TTGAATACTGCAATCCACCATCTGTCCAGCCAAGTCCCCCGGTGGATGAGGAACCACCGGGGGAAAGAAAGTTACCAAAACCGTAGAACGAGGAGATCAATCATGTTAAAGACAAGTTTCTACAATATGATCATTCCTGTGCAGGAAAAGAACGTACATCTGGTATACAACACGCGTTCAAACTCACTCTTGGAGCTAGAACCATCCGAAGCGCAATTGTTATACGATTGGAGAAAAGCTGGTGTAATTTCCTCGATTGACCAGAAAGAACACCAACATTTTATCTCTGCCTTATGGGACAATGGGATAGTTGTACGACATGATTTAGACGAAAAGGAAGACATTCATCAACGGATTATCAGAGAACGCGAGTGGAGTTTCAAGAAGGCGAACTTTTACATAACTATAACTCCTACTCTTTCATGCAATATGGGATGCTCCTACTGCTTCGAAGGCGAGAAGCCATGGAACAAGTTTATGAAAGACAAAACAATAGATGGGGTAATTGAGTTTCTCCATCGCGAAATCAACTCCAGTAAACTAGTAGAGGAATTCGAAGGTATCAAAGTAACCTGGTTCGGCGGTGAACCGTTGTTGAGGCCAGAGATAATAGATCGATATTCAGAAAAACTGATCGAAGTATCTAAGCAATATGGTCTGCTTTATAGTTCAAGTGTCATTACAAATGGCGTAAATCTCACCAGTGAAGTTTGGGAGATACTGTTGCGGTCTCACGTGGAACAAGTACAGGTAACATTAGATGGTTATAGAGATACGCACAATATGTTGAGGCCTATTGTCCCAACAGGTGTCGCCCCGGATGCCAATAACGATCTGGGTAGCTACGACCTCATATTAGACAATCTCTCAAACAAACCCCAATCGGAGATTTTCGCTACAATACGAATCAACACGGATAAGGTCATGTATCCTCATCTGGAGGAACTTCTTGATGACTTGGAACGTCGCGGAATCTGGCCGCAACGTCATGAGGAATTCAGCCCTTATTTGGCTTTCAAAGAAGTGCCGTATGAAGGATCGGGCGTCCATGATAGTATGTCGCAATATTACCACAGAAGAGAATTCGCAAGGGTAGTGGAAGAATTCCGTGAATTGAAATGGAAACACTACAATGTGTTTGCAGAGACGAACGACCTTCCAAAAGCCAAGAAAGAATTCAAAGTCCCTAAAGCCACGATGCACTTGTGTGGTGCGGCTTCCCATCCCTACAGCATGGTCATAGATCCGGATGGTTACATTCAACAATGTTGGGAATACGCGAATGATCCCAATACTCGTTCACACCATATTACCGATGAATACAACATTCATGACAAGAATCGTACCCTGTTCACGAACTGGGATCAGTTCACAAGGCCCATTTGCCGAGACTGTAAAATACTACCCGTTTGTGAAATGACCTGCCCTCACAAAGACCCACCGGAAGCGTGTCCCGACTGGAAGTATTCTCTAAAGTGGATGCTTCGTGACCAATATCTCCATTCGATTGACCGTCCGGATGATATTCAGTCCTTAGCCGAAATCGGAACGTCCGTGGATCCTGCACTTAAAGAATGTGAGGAATTGTGA
- the fusA gene encoding elongation factor G translates to MKEYNIEKIRNICLAGHGGSGKTSLAEAMLFNAGATNRLGSVDDGNTVSDYREEEIEHRISMNLTPLYCEWNDHDLHILDTPGYSDFTSEVHCAMRVTDNVAIVVKAIEGIEVETERAWEYADQYGLPRMVVVNLLDKEHADFYDALGRLQERFGTQAIPVQIPIGEADGFSGVVDLVAMKAVTFEGGDGKGKRSEIPGDLADQAEEHREKLVETVAESDDELLEVYFEEGALTDEQLLEGLRKGVKDGAIYPVLATCASANIGVSGVMDAAAAYMVSPADRPAVTATPSGGDEEVALDPDPSGPLAALVFKTVSEAHIGELTYFRVFSGEIKHGGDVYNSTKNTSERFGQIYHTNGHTRNELNVIRAGEIGATVKLKDTHTGDSLSTRQKSFGLEWVEFAEPVANVAVLPKSKDDEEKISTGLSRLHEEDPSFTFRYNSEIKQLILAGAGEMHLDLIVERLSRRFGVEVEMVQPRIPYREAIKGKSEAQGRFKRQSGGRGQFGDVWLRVEPRQRGDGYEFDNGIVGGAVPSRFIPAVDKGIQEAMVEGVMAKYPVVDLKATLYDGSFHTVDSSEMAFKVAASMGFKKAFMEARPVLLEPIYEVDVVVPEDYMGDVMGDLSSRRGRILGMSPRGSNQVVRAEVPLAELYRYSTVLRSITHGRGSHARKFVRYEEMPREIETKVIEESKALEEE, encoded by the coding sequence GTGAAGGAATATAACATCGAAAAAATAAGAAACATTTGCCTCGCGGGCCACGGGGGGAGCGGCAAGACCTCCCTGGCCGAAGCCATGCTCTTCAACGCTGGCGCGACGAATCGGCTCGGTAGCGTGGACGACGGCAACACGGTGTCGGACTACCGCGAGGAAGAGATCGAACACCGCATTTCCATGAACCTGACGCCGCTGTACTGCGAGTGGAACGACCACGACCTCCATATTCTCGACACTCCGGGCTATTCCGATTTCACCAGCGAAGTGCACTGCGCGATGCGCGTCACGGACAACGTGGCCATCGTGGTCAAGGCTATCGAAGGCATCGAGGTGGAGACGGAGCGCGCCTGGGAGTATGCGGACCAGTACGGCCTGCCCCGCATGGTGGTGGTCAATCTCCTGGACAAGGAACACGCCGACTTCTACGACGCGCTGGGCCGCCTGCAGGAACGCTTCGGCACGCAGGCCATTCCCGTCCAGATTCCGATCGGAGAAGCCGATGGATTCTCGGGAGTCGTCGACCTGGTCGCCATGAAGGCGGTGACGTTCGAGGGCGGCGACGGCAAGGGCAAGCGCTCCGAGATCCCCGGAGACCTCGCCGACCAGGCGGAGGAACACAGGGAAAAACTGGTAGAAACCGTGGCGGAATCCGACGACGAACTGCTCGAGGTTTACTTCGAAGAAGGCGCGTTGACCGATGAGCAGCTTCTGGAAGGGTTGCGCAAGGGGGTGAAGGACGGGGCCATCTATCCCGTATTGGCGACGTGCGCCTCTGCAAACATCGGCGTCTCCGGCGTGATGGACGCGGCGGCCGCGTACATGGTTTCTCCGGCGGACCGCCCGGCGGTGACGGCCACCCCTTCGGGCGGAGACGAGGAAGTCGCGCTGGACCCGGATCCCTCCGGCCCGCTGGCCGCGCTGGTGTTCAAGACGGTCTCCGAGGCCCATATCGGGGAACTGACCTATTTCCGGGTTTTTTCCGGAGAAATCAAGCACGGTGGCGACGTCTACAACTCGACGAAGAACACGTCGGAAAGGTTCGGCCAGATCTACCACACGAACGGCCACACCCGCAATGAACTGAACGTCATCCGTGCCGGCGAGATCGGGGCTACCGTGAAACTGAAGGACACCCACACCGGCGATTCCCTGAGCACGAGGCAGAAGTCCTTCGGCCTGGAATGGGTGGAGTTCGCCGAGCCCGTGGCAAACGTGGCCGTCCTGCCGAAGAGCAAGGACGACGAGGAGAAGATCAGTACCGGCCTCTCCCGGCTCCACGAGGAGGATCCCTCCTTTACCTTCCGGTACAATTCCGAGATCAAGCAACTGATCCTGGCGGGTGCCGGCGAAATGCACCTGGACCTCATCGTCGAGCGGCTGAGCCGCCGTTTCGGTGTGGAAGTCGAGATGGTGCAGCCGCGCATCCCCTACCGGGAGGCGATCAAGGGCAAGTCCGAGGCCCAGGGCCGGTTCAAGCGGCAGAGCGGGGGCCGCGGCCAGTTCGGCGACGTCTGGCTGCGCGTGGAACCCAGGCAGCGGGGCGACGGATACGAATTCGACAACGGCATCGTCGGCGGCGCCGTCCCGAGCCGGTTCATTCCGGCCGTGGACAAGGGTATCCAGGAAGCCATGGTGGAAGGCGTGATGGCCAAGTATCCCGTGGTCGACCTGAAGGCCACGCTGTACGACGGTTCCTTCCACACGGTCGATTCGTCCGAAATGGCCTTCAAGGTCGCCGCGTCCATGGGGTTCAAGAAGGCTTTCATGGAAGCCCGGCCAGTGTTGCTCGAACCGATCTACGAAGTGGACGTGGTCGTCCCCGAGGATTACATGGGCGACGTGATGGGCGATCTTTCCAGCCGGCGCGGCCGCATCCTGGGTATGTCACCCCGGGGGAGCAACCAGGTGGTGCGGGCCGAAGTGCCCCTGGCGGAACTGTACCGCTACTCCACCGTGCTGCGGTCCATCACGCACGGGCGCGGCAGCCACGCGCGGAAATTCGTCCGCTACGAGGAAATGCCCCGGGAAATCGAAACCAAGGTCATCGAAGAGTCCAAGGCCCTGGAAGAGGAATAG